One genomic segment of Streptomyces sp. TLI_146 includes these proteins:
- a CDS encoding thioesterase II family protein produces the protein MTGDTGGLISWDPPRTARVHLVCVPHAGSGAYQFRSWQPLLGPEVSLLAVQLPGRENRWREAPATHMAEVLDALVPELLSRLELPYVVVGHSMGALLGHQLAQALGTRHGRWPEHFIASAALPPDEPFPPSGVSGLDDAELVAELVEQGAIPADVARNDRLVRLVTRPLRGDLAMCDSYLPTAGTPLPCPLDVWRGADDLGVSHDGVQGWSRHCAAATTFRTFPGGHLYHLTDPRSVVGELRRIVTGTRPRGGPPDV, from the coding sequence TTGACCGGTGACACCGGCGGGCTGATCAGCTGGGACCCGCCCCGGACCGCACGCGTCCACCTCGTGTGTGTGCCGCATGCGGGCTCCGGGGCCTACCAGTTCCGTTCCTGGCAGCCGTTGCTCGGCCCTGAGGTCTCCCTGCTCGCCGTACAGCTGCCGGGGCGGGAGAACAGGTGGCGCGAGGCGCCGGCCACCCACATGGCAGAAGTACTGGACGCGCTGGTACCGGAGTTGCTCAGCCGCCTCGAACTGCCCTACGTCGTCGTCGGACACAGCATGGGTGCGCTCCTGGGCCATCAGTTGGCCCAGGCCCTCGGCACCCGGCACGGCCGTTGGCCCGAGCACTTCATAGCCTCGGCCGCCCTGCCGCCCGACGAACCGTTCCCGCCCAGCGGCGTCAGCGGTCTTGACGACGCGGAGCTGGTCGCCGAACTGGTCGAACAGGGCGCGATACCGGCCGACGTCGCCCGCAACGACCGTCTGGTCCGGCTCGTGACCCGACCGCTGCGCGGCGACCTCGCCATGTGCGACTCCTACCTCCCCACCGCCGGGACTCCCCTTCCCTGCCCGCTGGACGTCTGGCGCGGGGCGGACGACCTCGGGGTGTCCCACGACGGCGTCCAGGGATGGAGCCGCCATTGCGCCGCGGCCACGACGTTCCGCACGTTCCCCGGCGGCCACCTCTACCACCTGACCGATCCGCGTTCCGTCGTCGGCGAACTCCGCCGCATCGTCACCGGGACACGGCCACGAGGCGGACCGCCCGACGTCTGA
- a CDS encoding non-ribosomal peptide synthetase gives MIRENVLPADAGAARELTPLRARLTGPGITGWAKESLPLTDAACRALDRIAGGRAVEELVVVVAATAVVLAAAEAQEQVSVNVLDPQGPFACTVDTAVARSPRDLVLAIDKELRAARPADPAPAEAAFAVSVGTERRPAKDVAGTALQLTLTGAPGGPRALVAGFSTSLLEQWWAEVVLRSVVTVLEGFNEPGRSLTDVELMAPQDRAAVLDQGRGHFQDSREAETLLSPFLRQAAENPDAVAVVDGDHEVSYGVLARRMDLVAGRLRERGVARGDRVATVLGKSADAVAVILGILRAGAAYVPLPADLPKDRIAFILADAECVLAVAESPDALAGTGVPAVPPAELTAPGTVPAPVDEPAADDLAYVIYTSGSTGRPKGVLIRHAAIGSYLAWKRRYHDLGPGTRLLQVPSFAFDSSVSDLFSVLGSGGRLILLSEADRLQTQRVRALVERTGATHITLVPSLYAVLIDALAAPGCLRLVTVAGEATPAELVERHHRLLPGTRLVNEYGPTENSVGATAFDYDHRPQHGFPIGRPIDNTAVYVLDEKGRMLPPGFPGEIQLAGPGLAAGYLNRPELTAEVFVTAAQEPGGRRYRTGDRGWWTPNGLEFLGRGDSQVKIHGNRVEIGDVEAGLCALPGVHSAVVLPVTRPDGALTLVAFLTGSVDAAAARAAARSVLPSSMVPGRVEVLDSLPLTRNGKVDRAALADRAAEELSAPARRQPAPAAQEPAAVREPGEARGAAPEGLRDTVSLVFAEILALPEVGPDDDFFDLGGHSLMAVMLLTELESRTGVPADLDAFFAEPTVAGVCRAMGSVA, from the coding sequence ATGATTCGCGAAAACGTACTCCCCGCGGACGCCGGGGCGGCGCGGGAGCTGACTCCGCTCCGGGCTCGCCTGACCGGGCCCGGAATCACCGGGTGGGCGAAGGAGTCCCTGCCGCTGACCGATGCCGCGTGCCGCGCGCTCGACCGGATCGCGGGCGGCCGGGCCGTGGAGGAGCTGGTGGTCGTGGTGGCCGCGACCGCGGTCGTCCTGGCCGCGGCGGAGGCGCAGGAGCAGGTGAGCGTCAACGTGCTCGATCCGCAGGGGCCGTTCGCCTGCACCGTGGACACCGCGGTCGCGCGGTCCCCGCGCGATCTCGTGCTGGCCATCGACAAGGAGCTGCGGGCGGCGCGTCCCGCGGATCCGGCACCGGCCGAAGCCGCCTTCGCCGTGTCCGTCGGTACGGAACGGCGGCCGGCCAAGGACGTCGCGGGCACCGCGCTCCAGCTGACCCTGACCGGCGCTCCGGGCGGGCCGCGCGCGCTGGTCGCGGGATTCTCCACCTCGTTGCTGGAGCAATGGTGGGCCGAGGTCGTGCTGCGCTCTGTGGTCACCGTCCTTGAGGGCTTCAACGAGCCCGGCCGGAGCCTGACGGACGTCGAACTGATGGCCCCTCAGGACCGGGCGGCCGTCCTCGACCAGGGCCGCGGCCACTTCCAGGACTCGCGCGAGGCAGAGACCCTGCTGAGCCCCTTCCTGCGACAGGCGGCCGAGAACCCCGACGCCGTCGCTGTGGTCGACGGTGACCACGAGGTCAGCTACGGCGTGCTGGCGCGGCGGATGGACCTCGTCGCGGGACGGCTGCGCGAGCGGGGCGTGGCCCGCGGCGACCGGGTCGCCACCGTGCTGGGCAAGAGCGCGGACGCGGTGGCGGTGATCCTCGGCATCCTGCGGGCGGGAGCGGCGTACGTTCCGTTGCCCGCGGATCTCCCGAAGGACCGGATCGCCTTCATCCTGGCCGACGCGGAGTGCGTCCTTGCGGTGGCCGAAAGCCCCGACGCCCTGGCCGGCACGGGTGTCCCGGCCGTGCCGCCCGCCGAACTCACGGCCCCGGGAACGGTGCCGGCACCCGTGGACGAGCCCGCCGCCGACGACCTCGCGTACGTCATCTACACCTCCGGATCGACCGGCCGGCCCAAGGGCGTGCTGATCAGGCACGCGGCGATCGGCAGCTATCTGGCCTGGAAGCGGCGCTATCACGACCTGGGTCCCGGCACTCGGCTCCTTCAGGTCCCGTCGTTCGCCTTCGACAGCTCCGTCTCCGATCTGTTCTCGGTCCTGGGAAGCGGCGGACGGCTGATCCTGCTGAGCGAAGCGGACCGGCTCCAGACGCAGCGGGTGCGTGCGCTGGTGGAGCGGACTGGGGCGACGCACATCACCCTGGTCCCGTCCCTCTACGCGGTGCTGATCGACGCGCTGGCCGCGCCCGGGTGCCTGCGGCTGGTCACGGTGGCCGGCGAGGCCACTCCGGCCGAACTCGTCGAGCGGCACCACCGGCTGCTGCCCGGTACCCGGCTGGTCAACGAGTACGGGCCGACCGAGAACTCGGTCGGGGCCACCGCCTTCGACTACGACCACCGTCCGCAGCACGGGTTCCCCATCGGCCGGCCGATCGACAACACCGCGGTGTACGTGCTGGACGAGAAGGGGCGCATGCTGCCGCCCGGTTTCCCGGGCGAGATCCAGCTGGCGGGACCCGGCCTGGCCGCCGGTTACCTCAACCGGCCGGAGCTGACCGCCGAGGTCTTCGTCACGGCGGCTCAGGAGCCCGGCGGACGCAGGTACCGGACCGGCGACCGCGGATGGTGGACGCCGAACGGTCTGGAGTTCCTCGGCCGCGGCGACTCCCAGGTCAAGATCCACGGCAATCGCGTGGAGATCGGTGATGTCGAGGCAGGGCTCTGCGCCCTGCCCGGTGTGCACAGCGCCGTCGTTCTGCCCGTCACCAGGCCCGACGGCGCGCTCACCCTGGTCGCGTTCCTCACCGGCTCCGTGGACGCGGCGGCGGCGCGCGCGGCCGCGCGGTCCGTGCTGCCGAGCTCCATGGTCCCGGGGCGTGTGGAGGTCCTCGACAGCCTGCCGCTCACGCGTAACGGAAAGGTGGACCGGGCCGCGCTCGCGGACCGGGCAGCGGAGGAACTGTCCGCGCCGGCCCGTCGGCAGCCCGCTCCGGCCGCGCAGGAACCGGCCGCGGTGCGGGAGCCGGGCGAGGCGCGGGGCGCCGCCCCGGAGGGGCTGCGGGACACGGTGTCGCTGGTCTTCGCCGAGATCCTCGCGCTCCCGGAGGTCGGTCCCGACGACGACTTCTTCGACCTCGGCGGTCACAGCCTGATGGCCGTGATGCTCCTGACGGAGCTGGAGAGCCGGACAGGGGTGCCGGCGGACCTGGACGCCTTCTTCGCCGAGCCCACGGTGGCCGGTGTGTGCCGGGCCATGGGCAGCGTCGCCTAG
- a CDS encoding MFS transporter, producing MSSFHIFRANPAFRRYWSARSVSLVGDGIATVALLLLITGSGASPTGVAALLLAQAVPRFFGPIAGALPDRFEVRRLLLLAEIGQGVVFIAIALVPSHTIVLVPLVALASSLATVFNAAGRTVMPRVVDTDQLMPANAWMGTAFNLQAALGPVLGGTAAALIEPSGALLVNAVSFFIGAALLLGLPRMEPVGSSDTNTPGTKAPGFLAGVGAGIAFTWRHRTARAIFLLLLFGIMFASLDNVVLVFLARDVLDSGSFGFGLLGTGSGAAMVLASLWLTRSTSKLSAVTLLAGGWIVAGLGIALTGVAPVLAVAVATQALMGVGNSVAMIGEETLLQKGVPAEMLGRVGGALSSAAFAGSALAYAVGGFVASALAPRTSLTIAGVGLMAVTVLCLPGLRHRDAVQGEEPAEGDDLERDAAPSSPV from the coding sequence GTGAGTTCATTCCACATCTTCCGTGCGAATCCGGCATTCAGGCGGTACTGGTCCGCCAGATCGGTTTCCTTGGTGGGAGACGGCATCGCCACCGTCGCACTGCTGCTTCTGATAACCGGCAGCGGAGCGAGCCCCACCGGAGTGGCGGCGCTGTTGCTGGCTCAGGCGGTACCGCGCTTCTTCGGACCCATTGCGGGCGCGCTCCCCGACCGTTTCGAAGTCAGGCGCCTGCTTCTTCTGGCAGAAATCGGGCAGGGCGTGGTCTTCATCGCCATCGCCCTGGTGCCGTCGCACACGATTGTCCTGGTACCCCTCGTCGCACTCGCGTCGTCACTGGCCACGGTCTTCAATGCCGCCGGCCGTACGGTGATGCCCCGGGTGGTCGACACCGACCAACTGATGCCCGCCAACGCCTGGATGGGCACCGCGTTCAATCTCCAGGCGGCGCTCGGCCCGGTCCTGGGCGGCACGGCCGCCGCGCTGATCGAGCCCAGCGGCGCACTGCTGGTCAACGCGGTCAGCTTCTTCATCGGTGCCGCTCTGCTGCTCGGCCTGCCCCGAATGGAGCCCGTGGGCTCTTCGGACACCAATACGCCCGGCACCAAGGCGCCCGGATTCCTCGCGGGGGTCGGCGCGGGTATCGCCTTCACCTGGCGGCACCGGACGGCTCGGGCCATTTTCCTCCTGCTGCTCTTCGGCATCATGTTCGCCTCGCTGGACAATGTCGTCCTGGTCTTCCTCGCCCGTGACGTCCTCGACTCCGGTTCGTTCGGCTTCGGTCTGCTCGGCACCGGTTCAGGCGCGGCGATGGTCCTCGCGTCCCTCTGGCTGACCCGGTCCACCTCCAAGCTCTCGGCCGTGACCCTCCTGGCCGGCGGATGGATCGTCGCCGGTCTGGGTATCGCGCTCACCGGCGTGGCCCCGGTCCTTGCGGTGGCCGTGGCGACCCAGGCCCTGATGGGTGTGGGCAACAGCGTCGCGATGATCGGCGAAGAGACCCTGCTGCAGAAGGGCGTACCGGCCGAGATGCTGGGACGCGTGGGCGGCGCGCTCTCCTCCGCCGCCTTCGCGGGCAGCGCTCTCGCGTACGCCGTCGGCGGATTCGTCGCCAGCGCGCTGGCGCCCCGGACCTCGCTCACCATCGCCGGTGTCGGTCTGATGGCGGTGACGGTGCTCTGTCTGCCCGGTCTGCGCCACCGCGACGCCGTCCAGGGCGAAGAACCGGCCGAGGGCGACGACCTGGAGCGCGACGCGGCTCCTTCGTCCCCCGTATGA
- a CDS encoding cytochrome P450: MSAPHAAVQPRPQPAEWTDVNLADPSVHAEFDLTQWWRRRREENPVARHDHIPGQDGFWVVSRHADVMDAYRRPQDFGSAAGNVMDTLLHGGDSSSGRMLAVSDGEQHRGVRRLVQRGFSPALLDRLGASTRAATRKLVARAVERGRCDFMKDVAAHIPIAAICELLGVPDSDSRYIMELANSALGSDVPGQTAREAQLAQSEILVYFSQHVRRLRADPRDDLLSMLTTSELDGSPLRDDVIVFNCYSLVLGGDETTRLGMVGGLLALMEHPEQWARFKSGETSVESLVEEVMRWTTPAIHVGRTALRDTELGGQRIAKGDVVTLWNTSANWDERVFTDPEAFDGGRRPNRHVSFGFGPHFCVGAQLGRIELSALFEALRASVAEAELTGPVGRFYSNFLSGVSSLPVELRR; the protein is encoded by the coding sequence ATGAGCGCCCCGCACGCCGCCGTACAGCCGCGTCCCCAGCCGGCCGAGTGGACGGACGTGAATCTGGCCGACCCCTCGGTGCACGCGGAATTCGACCTCACCCAGTGGTGGCGCCGCAGGCGCGAGGAGAACCCCGTCGCCCGGCACGACCACATTCCGGGCCAGGACGGGTTCTGGGTGGTCTCCCGGCACGCCGACGTGATGGACGCCTACCGGCGGCCCCAGGACTTCGGATCGGCGGCGGGGAATGTCATGGACACCCTGCTGCACGGTGGAGACTCGTCGTCCGGGCGGATGCTCGCGGTGTCGGACGGCGAGCAGCACCGCGGAGTGCGCCGGCTGGTGCAGCGCGGGTTCTCCCCCGCACTCCTGGACCGGCTCGGGGCCTCGACCCGTGCGGCGACGCGCAAGCTCGTGGCCCGGGCGGTGGAGCGCGGCCGCTGCGACTTCATGAAGGACGTGGCGGCCCACATCCCGATCGCCGCGATCTGCGAGCTGCTGGGCGTGCCCGACTCCGACAGCCGGTACATCATGGAGCTCGCCAACTCGGCCCTGGGATCGGACGTCCCCGGGCAGACCGCGCGGGAAGCGCAGCTGGCCCAGAGCGAGATCCTCGTGTACTTCTCGCAGCACGTCCGCAGACTGCGGGCCGATCCCCGCGACGACCTGCTGAGCATGCTGACGACCAGTGAACTGGACGGCAGCCCGCTGCGCGACGACGTGATCGTCTTCAACTGCTACAGCCTGGTCCTCGGCGGCGATGAGACCACCCGGCTGGGCATGGTCGGCGGGCTGCTGGCCCTGATGGAACACCCGGAGCAGTGGGCGCGGTTCAAGAGCGGTGAGACCTCGGTCGAGTCGCTGGTGGAGGAGGTCATGCGGTGGACCACCCCGGCGATCCACGTGGGCCGGACGGCACTGCGCGACACCGAGCTGGGCGGGCAGCGGATCGCCAAGGGTGACGTGGTCACCCTGTGGAACACCTCTGCCAACTGGGACGAGCGCGTCTTCACCGACCCGGAGGCCTTCGACGGCGGCCGCCGGCCGAACCGCCATGTCAGCTTCGGTTTCGGCCCCCACTTCTGCGTGGGCGCCCAGCTGGGGCGGATCGAACTGAGTGCCTTGTTCGAGGCGCTGCGGGCCTCGGTCGCGGAGGCGGAGCTGACCGGCCCGGTGGGGCGCTTCTACTCCAACTTCCTCAGCGGGGTCAGCAGCCTCCCGGTGGAGCTGCGCCGCTGA
- a CDS encoding non-ribosomal peptide synthetase — protein sequence MTSAEPTTHAPTPRPAPGPDVLLAATVAVLGHFDGDADQTLTVWQDGSARTVRVSTDATAVSATLVEATRAGLLAAEPAPSPDAGRLVDLTGDCPAPADLDLLVRLDDARRTVHVATGPAWARTATAERLSGLIQRVAGHLADPATADAPLSRLPFLTADERTRLVVELNDTTAEVPPRTVAQAIADLAAEDPDAPAVITRERVLSRRELQDLARTVAGQLARAGVREGDSVYVCLPRSAELVVAWTAALGAGIVCVPVDPAYPQARIQQIVQGESPTVLTVPSTHDLIPHARRIPVVLDPPAGSPAPDGAWPVAAAPESVVYVMHTSGSTGVPKGVAIREIGLRNLMHVSARQFGLGPGRRSLSLASPGFDANVWELLAPLYAGAAVVPFDDELISAKGLAECVRATEADAFFPFSPLLIRLDPADFPGIRTVITAGELFSQELVDRWQPGREMIYAFGPTEATALQSWHYCHAGSPEPAPSIGRPMTNLRMWLVDPWGGLAAPGAVGELYIGGLGVGAGYVGLPEATAAKFVVRPELDGDSTLYRTGDLASFRPDGAIDFRGRKDNQVKLRGFRVELGEVETVLAALPGIDTAISVVHETDAERLLVAHLIPVPGTELPSPAHLREQLADLLPYYMIPSAFVALTDIPYTPNGKIDRTVLARRPLPAPSEPATGSGDMADREILAEVSAAFAVVLGVPDIAPDQDFFAAGGHSLGVAEIAGRLNDHYRTDIRARDLFEHPTPADLTRRIAQLLATTEGAAADAEPDSDEGGPGLLPVQSWQWLLRQARPEDDAAYNVPTLFTCGGAVDPERLRVALKALRLRHPMLQATVREVNGAPQVSLDGPEPALEVVDLSEAADPEADCAEAVRRRANLPIDLAAGPALRATLLRLPGGHHRLLTVCHHIVSDGPGIDILARDLVAAYEGTADALPPLTRDPLAVGRTESQLLAQGAFDGQLDHWREVLTPPPAALPLPVDNPRVRPAGARTATVEVELGAQLTGSLREIGRQARTGLAAPLAAAVAVALSHSTGHKDICLGTPVNLRGELGLTEHLTNGANSTVLRLRMGAGSLAELLADVAEQMHAAIDYARVPFPHVVDRLAMPITPLRNALFDVFVTCYRRSEAGTAPGLTLSGQVVPLDSGLCDLSFQGCEHRDGLTLILQYDSDLYDEDTALLFLDRWRLAVTALATEPEAPWSRPGLGTPAAAQAPAVAGFGGFRFDTATGEGGEG from the coding sequence ATGACGTCTGCCGAGCCGACGACACACGCTCCAACACCCCGCCCCGCTCCGGGGCCCGACGTCCTGCTCGCCGCGACCGTTGCCGTGTTGGGCCACTTCGACGGCGACGCGGACCAGACGCTGACGGTGTGGCAGGACGGCTCCGCCCGTACGGTCCGTGTGTCCACCGACGCCACCGCCGTGTCCGCCACTCTCGTCGAGGCCACGAGGGCGGGTCTGCTGGCCGCCGAGCCGGCACCGTCTCCCGACGCCGGACGGCTCGTCGACCTCACCGGGGACTGTCCCGCGCCGGCCGACCTCGACCTGCTCGTCCGCCTCGACGACGCCCGGCGGACCGTGCACGTCGCCACCGGTCCGGCCTGGGCACGCACCGCGACCGCCGAGCGGCTCAGCGGCCTCATCCAGCGCGTCGCCGGCCATCTCGCCGACCCGGCCACCGCCGACGCCCCGTTGTCCCGGCTGCCGTTCCTCACCGCCGACGAGCGCACCCGCCTGGTGGTCGAACTCAACGACACCACCGCCGAGGTCCCGCCTCGTACGGTCGCCCAGGCCATCGCCGATCTCGCCGCAGAGGACCCGGACGCCCCCGCGGTCATCACCCGTGAGCGCGTCCTGAGCCGCCGGGAACTACAGGATCTGGCGCGTACGGTGGCGGGGCAGCTGGCGCGGGCCGGGGTCCGGGAGGGCGACTCGGTCTACGTCTGCCTCCCCCGCTCCGCCGAACTCGTGGTCGCCTGGACGGCCGCCCTGGGCGCCGGCATCGTCTGCGTACCGGTCGACCCCGCCTACCCGCAGGCCCGGATCCAGCAGATCGTCCAGGGCGAGTCCCCGACGGTGCTGACCGTGCCCTCGACCCACGACCTCATCCCCCACGCACGGCGCATCCCCGTGGTGCTGGACCCGCCGGCCGGCTCTCCCGCCCCGGACGGCGCCTGGCCGGTGGCGGCCGCGCCGGAGTCGGTGGTCTACGTCATGCACACCTCTGGTTCGACCGGCGTCCCGAAGGGCGTCGCGATCCGTGAGATCGGTCTGCGCAACCTCATGCACGTCTCCGCCAGACAGTTCGGCCTCGGCCCGGGACGGCGCTCGTTGAGCCTGGCGAGCCCCGGCTTCGACGCCAACGTGTGGGAACTGCTGGCCCCGCTGTACGCCGGTGCCGCGGTGGTGCCCTTCGACGACGAGCTGATCTCGGCGAAGGGGCTGGCCGAGTGTGTCCGGGCTACCGAAGCCGACGCGTTCTTCCCGTTCTCACCGCTGCTCATCAGGCTCGACCCCGCCGACTTCCCCGGCATCCGGACGGTCATCACCGCGGGCGAGCTGTTCAGCCAGGAGCTCGTCGACCGCTGGCAGCCGGGCCGCGAGATGATCTACGCCTTCGGTCCCACCGAGGCCACCGCCCTGCAGTCCTGGCACTACTGCCACGCGGGTTCCCCCGAGCCGGCCCCCTCCATCGGACGGCCGATGACCAACCTGCGCATGTGGCTGGTGGATCCCTGGGGCGGCCTCGCCGCGCCCGGCGCCGTGGGAGAGCTGTACATCGGCGGCCTGGGAGTCGGGGCGGGCTACGTGGGGCTGCCGGAGGCCACGGCGGCCAAGTTCGTCGTACGGCCCGAACTCGACGGCGACAGCACGCTGTACCGCACCGGCGACCTCGCGAGTTTCCGCCCCGACGGGGCCATCGACTTCCGTGGCCGCAAGGACAACCAGGTCAAGCTCCGCGGTTTCCGGGTCGAACTCGGCGAGGTGGAGACGGTTCTCGCCGCCCTGCCGGGCATCGACACCGCGATCTCGGTGGTCCATGAGACCGATGCGGAGCGGCTCCTGGTCGCCCATCTGATCCCGGTCCCGGGCACCGAGCTGCCGTCCCCCGCACACCTGCGGGAGCAACTGGCCGACCTGCTGCCGTACTACATGATTCCCAGCGCCTTCGTGGCGCTCACCGATATCCCGTACACCCCCAACGGCAAGATCGACCGTACGGTATTGGCCCGCAGGCCGCTCCCGGCGCCCTCCGAGCCCGCGACCGGCTCCGGCGACATGGCGGACCGCGAGATCCTCGCCGAGGTCAGCGCCGCCTTCGCCGTCGTTCTCGGCGTCCCCGACATCGCTCCGGACCAGGACTTCTTCGCCGCCGGAGGCCACAGCCTCGGCGTCGCCGAGATCGCCGGACGCCTCAACGACCACTACCGTACGGACATCCGCGCCCGCGACCTCTTCGAGCACCCCACCCCCGCGGACCTCACCCGCCGCATCGCCCAACTCCTCGCCACCACCGAGGGAGCGGCCGCGGACGCGGAGCCGGACTCCGACGAGGGCGGACCCGGCCTGCTGCCGGTGCAGTCCTGGCAGTGGCTGCTGCGGCAGGCGCGTCCGGAGGACGACGCCGCCTACAACGTGCCGACGCTCTTCACCTGCGGCGGCGCGGTCGACCCCGAACGTCTGCGTGTGGCGCTGAAGGCCCTCCGTCTGCGGCATCCGATGCTGCAGGCGACCGTGCGCGAGGTCAACGGTGCTCCTCAGGTCTCGCTGGACGGCCCGGAGCCGGCGCTTGAGGTGGTCGACCTGAGCGAGGCGGCCGACCCGGAGGCGGACTGCGCCGAGGCCGTCCGCCGGCGCGCCAACCTGCCCATCGACCTGGCCGCCGGTCCCGCTCTGCGCGCCACTCTGCTCCGTCTGCCCGGCGGCCACCACCGCCTGCTGACGGTCTGCCACCACATCGTCAGCGACGGCCCGGGCATCGATATCCTCGCCCGCGACCTGGTGGCCGCCTACGAGGGCACGGCGGACGCCCTGCCGCCCCTGACGCGTGATCCGCTGGCGGTCGGCCGGACCGAGTCCCAGCTGCTGGCGCAGGGGGCCTTCGACGGGCAGCTCGACCACTGGCGTGAGGTGCTCACACCCCCGCCGGCCGCGCTCCCGCTGCCCGTGGACAACCCCCGCGTCCGCCCCGCCGGCGCGCGGACCGCAACGGTCGAGGTCGAGCTGGGAGCCCAGCTCACCGGCTCCCTGCGGGAGATCGGCCGACAGGCTCGTACCGGCCTCGCGGCCCCGCTCGCGGCCGCCGTCGCCGTCGCGCTCAGCCACTCCACCGGGCACAAGGACATCTGCCTCGGTACGCCGGTCAATCTGCGCGGTGAACTCGGCCTGACCGAGCACCTCACCAACGGAGCCAACTCCACGGTCCTGCGCCTGCGGATGGGTGCGGGTTCCCTCGCGGAGCTGCTCGCCGACGTCGCGGAGCAGATGCACGCGGCGATCGACTACGCGCGGGTCCCCTTCCCCCATGTGGTGGACCGTCTGGCGATGCCGATCACCCCCTTGCGCAACGCGCTGTTCGACGTCTTCGTGACGTGCTACCGCCGCAGCGAGGCGGGCACAGCCCCGGGGCTCACGCTCTCAGGGCAGGTGGTCCCGTTGGATTCCGGTCTGTGCGACCTGTCGTTCCAGGGCTGCGAGCACCGTGACGGGCTCACCCTGATCCTCCAGTACGACAGTGACCTCTACGACGAGGACACCGCCCTGCTGTTCCTGGACCGGTGGCGGCTCGCCGTCACGGCCCTGGCCACCGAACCCGAGGCGCCGTGGTCGCGCCCGGGCCTCGGTACACCGGCCGCCGCGCAGGCCCCCGCGGTGGCGGGCTTCGGCGGCTTCCGGTTCGACACCGCGACCGGAGAGGGCGGCGAGGGATGA